The proteins below come from a single Anguilla rostrata isolate EN2019 chromosome 3, ASM1855537v3, whole genome shotgun sequence genomic window:
- the pfdn6 gene encoding prefoldin subunit 6, with translation MAEAIQKKLKSELEKYQEMQKDVSKSMSARHKLETQLTENNIVKEELDLLDSENTVYKLIGPVLVKQDLDEAKATVSKRLEYINGEIQRYETLLKEMERKLDQHREVLSSLQQEYQRAQGRPVGKV, from the exons ATGGCAGAAGCAATTCAGAAGAAATTGAAGTCAGAACTGGAAAAATATCAGGAGATGCAAAAAG ATGTCAGTAAAAGCATGTCAGCCAGACATAAACTTGAGACTCAGTTGACAGAGAACAACATTGTCAAAGAG GAGCTGGATCTGCTGGACAGTGAGAACACAGTTTACAAGCTCATTGGACCAGTGCTGGTGAAACAAGATCTGGATGAAGCCAAAGCAACAGTTAGCAAGAGGCTGGAATACATTAATGGCGAAAT CCAGCGCTATGAGACGCTACTGAAAGAGATGGAGCGTAAGTTGGATCAGCACCGCGAGGTGCTTTCCAGCCTCCAGCAGGAGTACCAGCGAGCCCAGGGCCGTCCTGTTGGGAAAGTctga
- the tmem265 gene encoding transmembrane protein 121: MVPPPQVCVATLVTVSTMAVVDLYLLEQSMLGSQWRAGLGVWPCAAVLLGDLCFLLALRFVSAGVASEARSPRRGFANALWFLFLSLLQLKLFFVCQNYRQDRRPPDPLARKTLTLLLSVCLPSLFLVLTGADHMTPLRRKQEVRSRLLWVVVDLLDVLDLQAGLWETHSSLGVPLWVEGLVFFYCYVLLLLLPCVSLTELGTAAPAGETGLRREAVYPWLSLVTVNILTLFLRATGMLWYRDPRVSTVFLGKNLLAMTIKLSSAWERHRQKGGARGARAGAGGRDPNPEAAAAAAGPEHLGQQAPGSPAPPSSRCHTLSRGHAHAPSLVSLDPAETSLGPSFISREL, from the coding sequence ATGGTGCCCCCGCCCCAGGTGTGTGTCGCGACCCTGGTGACGGTGAGCACCATGGCGGTGGTGGACCTCTACCTGCTggagcagagcatgctgggatcgcagtggcgggcggggctgggggtgtggccGTGCGCCGCCGTGCTCCTGGGCGacctctgcttcctgctggcGCTGCGCTTCGTGTCGGCGGGCGTGGCCTCGGAGGCGCGGTCGCCGCGGCGCGGCTTCGCCAACGCCCTCTggttcctcttcctctcgctgCTGCAGCTCAAGCTCTTCTTCGTCTGCCAGAACTACCGGCAGGACCGGCGGCCCCCGGACCCCCTGGCCAGGAAGACGCTCACGCTCCTGCTCTCCGtctgcctcccctccctcttcctggTCCTGACGGGCGCCGACCACATGACCCCGCTGCGCAGGAAGCAGGAGGTACGCAGCCGGCtgctgtgggtggtggtggaccTGCTGGACGTGCTGGACCTGCAGGCGGGGCTGTGGGAGACGCACAGCAGCCTGGGCGTGCCACTCTGGGTGGAGGGCCTGGTCTTCTTCTACTGCTacgtgctgctgctgctgctgccctgcGTGTCGCTGACCGAGCTGGGCACCGCTGCCCCCGCTGGCGAGACGGGGCTGCGCAGGGAGGCCGTGTACCCCTGGCTCAGCCTGGTCACGGTGAACATCCTGACGCTGTTCCTGCGGGCCACGGGCATGCTGTGGTACCGCGACCCGCGCGTCTCCACCGTCTTCCTGGGGAAGAACCTGCTGGCCATGACCATCAAGCTCAGCTCCGCGTGGGAGAGGCACAGACAGAAGGGAGGGGCGCGGGGGGCcagggcgggggccgggggcagggACCCGAAcccggaggcggcggcggcggcggcggggcccGAGCACCTGGGGCAGCAGGCCCCCGGCtcgccggccccgccctcctcgcGCTGCCACACGCTCTCGCGGGGGCACGCGCACGCCCCCTCCCTCGTCAGCCTGGACCCCGCAGAGACGTCCCTGGGCCCCTCCTTCATTTCGCGCGAGCTCTAG